One window of the Aptenodytes patagonicus chromosome 5, bAptPat1.pri.cur, whole genome shotgun sequence genome contains the following:
- the PRXL2A gene encoding peroxiredoxin-like 2A, with translation MGSEISFLPNFGIFTMGMWSVGLGAIGAAVTGIVLANTDIFLSKPEKATLEFLEEIELKTLGSEQRTFKAGELWKKNGAVIMAVRRPGUFLCREEASELSSLKPQLSKLGVPLYAVVKEKIGTEVEDFQHYFKGEIFLDEKKGFYGPRRRKMMMSGFFRFGVWQNFYRAWKSGYSGNLEGEGFTLGGVYVIGAGRQGVLLEHREKEFGDKVSLPSVLEAAEKIKPQAL, from the exons ATGGGTTCTG aaatCTCCTTCCTGCCCAACTTTGGGATCTTCACCATGGGCATGTGGTCCGTTGGTCTTGGAGCCATTGGTGCAGCTGTGACAGGGATCGTCCTTGCTAACACTGACATATTTTTGTCCAAGCCAGAAAAGGCTACGCTGGAGTTTTTAGAGGAGATAGAGCTAAAAACTTTGGGATCAG aacaaagaacatTCAAAGCAGGTGAACTATGGAAGAAGAATGGTGCAGTGATCATGGCTGTGCGAAGACCTGGATGATTTTTGTGCAGAGAG gaGGCTTCTGAGCTTTCCTCTCTGAAACCTCAGCTGTCCAAGCTGGGTGTCCCTCTCTATGCTGTTGTGAAAGAGAAGATTGGGACTGAAGTGGAGGATTTTCAGCATTATTTCAAAGGAGAAATCTTTCTGGATGAAAAG AAGGGCTTCTATGGTCCACgcagaagaaaaatgatgatGTCAGGCTTCTTCCGCTTTGGAGTCTGGCAAAATTTCTATCGTGCTTGGAAAAGTGGATATAGTGGTAACCTGGAAGGAGAAGGATTCACCCTGGGAGGAGTATATGTGATTGGGGCAGGAAGACAG GGTGTTTTACTGGAGCATCGTGAGAAAGAATTTGGAGACAAAGTCAGCCTTCCATCTGTCCTTGAAGCTGCTGAGAAGATAAAACCACAAGCTTTGTAA